In one window of Clostridia bacterium DNA:
- a CDS encoding pyruvate, phosphate dikinase — protein MESRKWIYAFEEGRAGMRNILGGKGSALAEMTSIGLPVPPGFTIIAPACIEFTRRGEAFIEELQEPLWAALSQLEAKVGRRLGDPDDPLLVSVRSGAAVSMPGMMDTVLNLGLNDRSVEGLARTTGDPRFAFDSYRRFIQMFGDVVMGIDHDLFEDILERVKRERGARLDTDLDAEALQAVIASYKELVERETGRSFPQDPREQLLLAVRAVFNSWNNERAIVYRRLNKIPDDLGTAVNVQAMVFGNRGPTSGTGVVFTRDPNTGERVLYGEYLPNAQGEDVVAGIRTPLPVSELRDRQPDTYRQLEETCALLERHYGDMQDIEFTVQEGKLYLLQTRSAKRAPRAAVRVAHDMAVEGLITREEAVLRVNPEDVVRLLHRNVDRTAPKTLLAKGLPASPGAASGKVVFDADTAERLGREGEKVILVRPQTTPDDIHGIVAAQGVLTSRGGMTCHAAIVARGMGKPCIVGCEALAIDLKDRVFRVGGHVVREGDVITFDGVLGEVYLGEVPSVEPELSKEFQTLMAWADEFRTLGVHANADTPEDARRARELGAEGVGLCRTEHMFMAQDRLPVVQAMIMAETEDERARALEKLLPMQQGDFEGILEAMAGYPVTIRLLDPPLHEFLPDVEQLAVEVAELRLSGADPQKLAEKEELLRKARVLHEANPMLGHRGVRLGITMPEVYAMQARAIFQATVNLLKRGVDARPEVMIPLVGHVNELKKMRELVEKVAEEVKQETGVDFHYRVGTMIEVPRAALTAGEIATEAEFFSFGTNDLTQTTFGFSRDDAEAKFLHHYLHEKLLKENPFAVIDADGVGQLVKMAVEKGRRTRPDLVAGVCGEHGGDPESIAFFQTTGVNYVSCSPFRVPIARLAAAQAALRAQKAKAAV, from the coding sequence GTGGAGAGCCGCAAGTGGATCTACGCGTTCGAAGAAGGCCGCGCAGGCATGCGGAACATCCTCGGCGGCAAGGGATCGGCGCTGGCCGAGATGACGTCCATCGGCCTGCCCGTCCCGCCCGGTTTCACGATCATCGCGCCCGCCTGCATCGAGTTCACGCGGCGCGGCGAGGCGTTCATCGAGGAGTTGCAGGAGCCGCTCTGGGCGGCGCTCTCGCAGCTGGAGGCGAAGGTCGGCCGGCGCCTCGGGGACCCGGACGACCCGCTCCTCGTCTCCGTGCGCTCCGGCGCCGCCGTGTCGATGCCGGGCATGATGGACACGGTCCTCAACCTCGGGCTCAACGACCGCTCGGTGGAGGGGCTCGCGCGCACCACGGGCGACCCGCGCTTCGCGTTCGATTCGTACCGGCGCTTCATCCAGATGTTCGGCGATGTCGTCATGGGCATCGACCATGACCTGTTCGAGGACATCCTTGAGCGCGTCAAGCGGGAACGCGGCGCGCGCCTGGACACCGACCTCGACGCCGAGGCGCTGCAGGCCGTGATCGCGTCCTACAAGGAACTCGTCGAACGCGAGACCGGACGCTCCTTCCCGCAGGACCCCAGGGAGCAGCTGCTCCTCGCCGTGCGGGCCGTGTTCAACTCCTGGAACAACGAGCGCGCCATCGTGTACCGCCGCCTGAACAAGATCCCGGACGACCTCGGCACGGCGGTCAACGTCCAGGCCATGGTCTTCGGCAACCGCGGCCCCACCTCCGGCACGGGCGTCGTCTTCACCCGCGATCCGAACACGGGGGAGCGGGTGCTGTACGGCGAGTACCTCCCCAACGCCCAGGGTGAGGACGTGGTCGCCGGCATCCGGACGCCGCTCCCGGTCAGCGAGCTGCGCGACCGCCAACCGGACACCTACCGGCAGCTTGAGGAGACCTGCGCGCTGCTGGAGCGCCATTACGGCGACATGCAGGACATCGAGTTCACGGTCCAGGAAGGCAAGCTGTACCTTCTGCAGACGCGCTCGGCCAAGCGGGCGCCGCGCGCCGCGGTCCGCGTCGCGCACGACATGGCGGTCGAGGGGCTCATCACGCGGGAAGAGGCGGTGCTGCGCGTCAACCCGGAGGACGTCGTCCGCCTTTTGCACCGCAACGTCGACCGCACGGCGCCGAAGACCCTCCTGGCGAAGGGCCTTCCCGCCTCGCCCGGCGCGGCCAGCGGCAAGGTCGTGTTCGACGCCGACACGGCGGAGCGCCTCGGCCGCGAGGGCGAAAAGGTGATCCTCGTCCGCCCGCAGACCACCCCTGACGACATCCACGGCATCGTCGCCGCCCAGGGCGTGCTCACGAGCCGCGGCGGCATGACGTGCCACGCCGCCATCGTGGCGCGCGGCATGGGCAAGCCGTGCATCGTCGGCTGCGAGGCCCTCGCGATCGATCTGAAGGACCGGGTGTTCCGCGTCGGCGGGCACGTCGTGCGCGAGGGGGACGTCATCACCTTCGACGGCGTGCTCGGGGAGGTCTACCTGGGCGAGGTCCCCTCGGTGGAACCGGAGCTCTCCAAGGAATTCCAGACGCTCATGGCCTGGGCCGACGAGTTCCGCACCCTCGGCGTGCACGCGAACGCCGACACGCCGGAAGACGCGCGCCGCGCGCGGGAGCTGGGCGCCGAGGGCGTCGGCCTCTGCCGCACGGAGCACATGTTCATGGCGCAGGACCGGCTGCCCGTGGTCCAGGCGATGATCATGGCCGAGACGGAGGACGAGCGCGCGCGGGCCCTGGAGAAGCTCCTGCCCATGCAGCAGGGCGACTTCGAAGGCATCCTCGAAGCGATGGCCGGCTACCCCGTCACGATCCGCCTGCTCGACCCGCCGTTGCACGAGTTCCTGCCGGATGTCGAGCAGCTTGCGGTCGAGGTGGCGGAACTGCGCCTGAGCGGCGCTGACCCTCAAAAGCTGGCCGAGAAGGAAGAACTGCTGCGCAAGGCCCGCGTCCTGCACGAGGCGAACCCGATGCTCGGCCATCGCGGCGTGCGCCTGGGCATCACGATGCCCGAGGTGTACGCGATGCAGGCGCGCGCGATCTTCCAGGCGACGGTCAATCTCCTCAAGCGCGGGGTCGACGCCCGCCCCGAGGTGATGATCCCGCTCGTCGGCCACGTCAACGAGCTCAAGAAGATGCGGGAACTCGTGGAGAAGGTCGCGGAAGAGGTCAAGCAGGAGACGGGCGTGGACTTCCACTACCGCGTCGGCACCATGATCGAGGTGCCGCGCGCCGCGCTCACCGCGGGCGAAATCGCCACGGAGGCGGAGTTCTTCTCCTTCGGCACGAACGACCTGACCCAGACCACGTTCGGCTTCTCGCGCGACGACGCCGAGGCGAAGTTCCTGCACCACTACCTGCACGAGAAGCTTCTGAAGGAGAACCCCTTCGCCGTCATCGACGCCGACGGCGTCGGCCAGCTCGTCAAGATGGCGGTGGAGAAGGGCCGGCGCACGCGTCCGGACCTTGTCGCTGGCGTGTGCGGCGAGCACGGCGGCGATCCGGAGTCGATCGCCTTTTTCCAGACGACCGGGGTGAATTACGTCAGCTGCTCGCCCTTCCGCGTGCCGATCGCCCGTCTGGCCGCGGCGCAGGCGGCGCTGCGCGCGCAGAAGGCCAAGGCGGCCGTCTGA
- a CDS encoding kinase/pyrophosphorylase, which yields MVIYVLSDALGETAEAVARAGASQFENDGVEFHRVAFANDRAAVQRALTEAKRRNGALVFTLVDPELRAFVRAEAERLDLPAVDVLGPVIDAFSRVSKTKPRLQPGLIHKLDAGYFRRVEAIEFAVKYDDGRDPSGLVDADVVLLGVSRSSKTPVSMYLAHRGYKVANVPLVPEVDPPKELARLPRNRVIGLSVRPDKLREIRQERLRALGLESGASYADLSRISEEIRYANRVFQELGCPVIDVTHKAVEETAREVIEIAFGEEEL from the coding sequence GTGGTGATCTACGTGCTGTCCGACGCCCTGGGCGAGACCGCGGAGGCCGTCGCGCGCGCGGGCGCGAGCCAGTTCGAGAACGACGGCGTGGAGTTCCACCGCGTGGCCTTCGCCAACGACCGCGCGGCCGTGCAGCGTGCACTGACGGAGGCCAAGCGGCGGAACGGCGCGCTCGTCTTCACGCTCGTCGACCCGGAACTGCGCGCGTTCGTGCGCGCGGAAGCGGAGCGGCTGGACCTGCCCGCCGTCGACGTCCTCGGTCCGGTGATCGACGCGTTCTCCCGCGTGTCGAAGACGAAGCCGCGCCTGCAGCCCGGACTCATCCACAAGCTGGACGCGGGATACTTCCGCCGCGTGGAGGCCATCGAGTTCGCCGTCAAGTACGATGACGGCCGCGATCCGTCCGGCCTCGTCGACGCGGACGTGGTGCTGCTCGGCGTCTCGCGCAGCTCGAAGACGCCCGTGTCGATGTACCTTGCGCACCGCGGCTACAAGGTGGCCAACGTGCCGCTCGTGCCGGAGGTGGACCCCCCCAAGGAGTTGGCGCGCCTGCCGCGAAACCGGGTCATCGGGCTCAGCGTGCGCCCGGACAAGTTGCGGGAGATCCGGCAGGAACGCCTCCGGGCGCTCGGGTTGGAAAGCGGCGCCAGTTACGCCGACCTCTCCCGCATCTCGGAGGAGATCCGCTATGCGAATCGGGTGTTCCAGGAACTCGGTTGTCCCGTGATCGACGTGACGCACAAGGCGGTGGAGGAGACGGCCCGCGAAGTGATCGAGATCGCCTTCGGCGAGGAGGAGTTGTAG
- a CDS encoding glycine--tRNA ligase subunit beta, which translates to MARENRRRRPRRWRRPDRRWARVTRTERDLLLEIGCEEIPAAYLPSALQQLAALGRAKLAEARLPARAVRALGTPRRLVLHAQGVPERQAEKREWVRGPSEKAAFGPDGQPTPAALGFARSRGVPVERLEVHDTPSGRYVMVEVVDPGRPALDVLGEVLPAIVAGIEFPKTMRWGVGDFRFARPIRWIVALFGEDVVPCEVAGVPAGRRTSGHRFLAPGPFEVSDPDDYFRKMDAAFVVVDPAERRQLVVTGVEAVARQAGGRARVDEALVEEVTHLLEFPTPFVGRFDAEFLDLPEAMLETTMRVHQRYFPVEGPDGRLQNLFVGVRNGDRHALERVVAGNERVLRARLADARFFYLEDRKRRLEERIPDLKQVTFLAELGSLYDKTERLVRLVRAVAEELGLSAAAAAAERAAWLSKTDLLTHVVYEFPELQGVMGEHYARLDGEDEQVARALFEQYLPRGAADVTPETEAGIALSVADKLDNLAAGFLTGRQPTGSQDPFGLRRQAIGLLRILRRRPQGASVRRLVRAAAAALPSASEGVVEDILRFLEGRLRVQMQEEGLRHDVIEAALASGWEDIPRAWWKAESVRRALGRPDLDAIVTVFRRAANLAKGGEAPASLSGPWPDEEEARLAAALADAEARVREALAAGDDAAYFDAVAALRPAVDRFLERVLVMDPDPGTRARRLALLAAVTRLASQLGDLGRLAVSADA; encoded by the coding sequence ATGGCGCGGGAGAATCGGCGGAGACGGCCCCGGCGGTGGAGGCGGCCGGATCGGAGGTGGGCGCGGGTGACCCGCACGGAGCGTGACCTTCTCCTTGAGATCGGCTGCGAGGAAATCCCCGCGGCGTACCTGCCCTCGGCGCTGCAGCAGCTCGCCGCCCTCGGGCGGGCGAAGCTCGCCGAGGCCCGCCTGCCGGCGCGCGCCGTGCGCGCGCTCGGCACGCCGCGGCGGCTGGTGCTGCACGCCCAGGGCGTGCCCGAACGCCAGGCGGAGAAGCGCGAGTGGGTGCGCGGGCCCTCGGAGAAGGCCGCGTTCGGTCCGGACGGGCAGCCCACGCCGGCCGCGCTCGGCTTCGCCCGGAGCCGCGGCGTCCCCGTCGAGCGCCTTGAGGTGCACGACACTCCGTCAGGCCGGTACGTGATGGTGGAAGTCGTCGACCCGGGCCGGCCGGCCCTGGACGTGTTGGGCGAGGTCCTGCCGGCGATCGTCGCCGGCATCGAGTTCCCCAAGACCATGCGCTGGGGCGTGGGCGACTTCCGCTTCGCGCGGCCCATCCGCTGGATCGTGGCGCTCTTCGGCGAGGACGTCGTCCCCTGCGAGGTCGCGGGGGTGCCGGCGGGTCGCCGCACCAGCGGCCACCGCTTCCTCGCGCCGGGCCCGTTCGAGGTGTCGGACCCGGACGACTATTTCCGCAAGATGGACGCCGCGTTCGTGGTGGTGGACCCGGCCGAGCGACGCCAGCTGGTCGTCACGGGCGTGGAGGCCGTCGCCCGCCAGGCCGGCGGCCGCGCGCGCGTCGACGAGGCGCTGGTCGAGGAGGTCACCCACCTCCTTGAGTTTCCGACGCCGTTTGTCGGCCGCTTCGACGCGGAGTTCCTCGACCTGCCGGAGGCCATGCTGGAGACGACGATGCGCGTGCACCAGCGCTACTTCCCGGTGGAGGGGCCGGACGGCCGCCTGCAGAATCTCTTCGTGGGCGTGCGCAACGGGGACCGGCACGCGCTGGAGCGCGTCGTCGCCGGCAACGAGAGAGTGCTCCGCGCGCGCCTCGCGGACGCCCGCTTCTTCTACCTGGAAGACCGCAAGCGGCGCCTTGAGGAACGCATTCCCGACCTGAAACAGGTCACCTTCCTCGCCGAGCTCGGTTCGCTGTACGACAAGACGGAGCGCCTCGTCCGCCTCGTGCGGGCGGTCGCGGAGGAACTGGGCCTCTCGGCGGCGGCGGCCGCGGCGGAACGGGCGGCCTGGCTCAGCAAGACCGACCTTCTCACGCACGTCGTATACGAGTTTCCGGAACTGCAGGGCGTCATGGGCGAGCATTACGCGCGCCTGGACGGCGAGGACGAGCAGGTGGCGCGCGCCCTGTTCGAACAGTACCTGCCCCGCGGCGCGGCCGACGTCACGCCGGAGACGGAGGCCGGGATCGCGCTGTCCGTTGCGGACAAGCTCGACAACCTGGCGGCCGGCTTCCTGACCGGGCGCCAGCCGACGGGCTCCCAGGACCCGTTCGGGCTGCGCCGCCAGGCGATCGGCCTGCTCCGCATCCTGCGGAGGCGGCCGCAGGGCGCGAGCGTCCGGCGGCTCGTGCGCGCGGCGGCGGCCGCGCTGCCGTCCGCGTCGGAAGGCGTCGTCGAAGACATCCTCCGCTTCCTCGAAGGCCGCCTGCGTGTTCAAATGCAAGAGGAAGGCCTGCGGCACGACGTCATCGAGGCGGCGCTGGCAAGCGGCTGGGAGGACATCCCCCGCGCCTGGTGGAAAGCCGAGAGCGTGCGGCGGGCGCTTGGGCGGCCGGACCTGGACGCCATCGTCACCGTCTTCCGGCGCGCCGCCAACCTCGCGAAGGGCGGCGAGGCGCCGGCGTCGCTGTCCGGACCCTGGCCGGACGAGGAGGAGGCGCGCCTCGCGGCGGCGCTCGCGGACGCGGAGGCCCGCGTCCGGGAGGCTCTGGCCGCGGGGGACGACGCCGCGTACTTCGACGCCGTCGCCGCGCTGCGGCCGGCCGTCGACCGGTTCCTGGAGCGCGTCCTGGTCATGGACCCGGACCCCGGGACGCGGGCCCGCCGGCTGGCACTTCTGGCGGCGGTCACGCGCCTCGCCAGCCAGCTCGGCGATCTCGGCCGCCTCGCAGTGTCGGCCGACGCCTGA
- a CDS encoding glycine--tRNA ligase subunit alpha, translated as MNFQEMILRLHRFWGDHGCVLAQPYDVEKGAGTMNPFTFFRSLGPEPWRVAYVEPSRRPADGRYGENPNRLYRHWQYQVVLKPSPDDVLDLYVESLRALGIDAREHDIRFVEDNWEAPTLGAWGLGWEVWLDGMEITQFTYFQQMGGQEVRPVAAEITYGLERLAGFIQGVDDIFQVEWVDGVTYGDVFRLEEYEHSKYSFEVADISTLQSQFDAAERESGRALEAGLVLPAYDHALRCSHLFNLLEARGAISVTQRAEYIARVRELARRCAEAWLARRSGSDGAGESAETAPAVEAAGSEVGAGDPHGA; from the coding sequence TTGAATTTCCAGGAGATGATCCTCCGGCTCCATCGCTTCTGGGGCGACCACGGCTGCGTGCTGGCACAGCCCTACGACGTCGAAAAAGGGGCCGGCACGATGAACCCCTTCACGTTCTTCCGCTCGCTCGGCCCGGAGCCGTGGCGCGTGGCGTACGTGGAGCCGTCCCGCCGCCCGGCGGACGGCCGCTACGGCGAAAACCCGAACCGCCTCTACCGCCACTGGCAGTACCAGGTGGTGCTCAAACCCTCGCCGGACGACGTTCTCGATCTTTACGTGGAAAGCCTGCGCGCGCTGGGCATCGACGCCCGTGAGCACGACATCCGCTTCGTCGAGGACAACTGGGAGGCGCCCACCCTCGGCGCCTGGGGCCTTGGCTGGGAAGTGTGGCTCGACGGCATGGAGATCACGCAGTTCACCTACTTCCAGCAGATGGGCGGCCAGGAGGTGCGGCCCGTCGCCGCGGAGATCACGTACGGGCTCGAGCGCCTCGCGGGCTTCATCCAGGGTGTCGACGACATCTTCCAGGTCGAGTGGGTGGACGGCGTCACGTACGGTGACGTGTTCCGCCTCGAGGAGTACGAGCATTCCAAGTACAGCTTCGAAGTGGCCGACATCTCGACGCTGCAGTCGCAGTTCGATGCCGCGGAACGCGAATCAGGACGGGCCCTGGAGGCCGGGCTCGTCCTCCCCGCGTACGACCACGCCCTGCGTTGCTCGCACCTGTTCAACCTTCTCGAGGCGCGCGGCGCCATCTCGGTGACGCAGCGGGCGGAGTACATCGCCCGCGTGCGGGAGCTGGCGCGCCGTTGCGCGGAGGCGTGGCTCGCGCGGCGGAGCGGCTCCGATGGCGCGGGAGAATCGGCGGAGACGGCCCCGGCGGTGGAGGCGGCCGGATCGGAGGTGGGCGCGGGTGACCCGCACGGAGCGTGA
- a CDS encoding P1 family peptidase: protein MAASGLRRGPLNAITDVEGVRVGHVTRIHGEGRLVPGRGPVRTGVTVIVPGDEIYERKFIAGAHVINGFGKAVGLPQLIELGRLETPIGLTSTLCVWRVAEALAEAMVRENPGIGVTGPTVNPVAGECNDGYLNDIQGMHVRKEDVAQALARASGGRVEEGAVGAGTGMVCYGFKGGIGSASRRWYAEDLGREVTLGVLVLANFGRPGDLVIDGFPAGRLLAAESGAGDANGAASESPPAQVPGQGGSPNAGEGGSVIVVYATDAPLTSRQLTRVARRAAAGLARTGSVYHHGSGDFALAFSTARAYPPYLPDEGRYLNPFFAAAAETAAEAVWRALAAARTMTGRDGHTVQALPLDRVRELAARQGFRLESLEP from the coding sequence TTGGCGGCGAGCGGGTTGCGGCGGGGACCGTTGAACGCGATCACGGACGTCGAAGGGGTGCGCGTCGGTCACGTCACGCGGATCCACGGCGAGGGGCGCCTGGTGCCCGGGCGGGGTCCGGTGCGCACCGGCGTGACCGTGATCGTGCCGGGCGACGAGATCTACGAGCGAAAGTTCATCGCGGGGGCGCACGTCATCAACGGCTTCGGCAAGGCCGTGGGGCTACCGCAGCTCATCGAGCTCGGACGGCTGGAGACGCCGATCGGGCTGACGAGCACCCTGTGCGTGTGGCGGGTGGCGGAGGCGCTCGCGGAGGCCATGGTGCGCGAGAATCCGGGCATCGGCGTCACCGGGCCGACGGTGAATCCGGTCGCCGGCGAGTGCAACGACGGCTACCTCAACGACATCCAGGGGATGCACGTCCGGAAGGAGGACGTGGCGCAGGCGCTCGCCCGCGCGAGCGGAGGCCGGGTGGAAGAGGGCGCCGTCGGCGCCGGCACCGGGATGGTCTGCTACGGCTTCAAGGGCGGGATCGGGTCGGCCTCGCGGCGCTGGTACGCGGAGGACCTGGGCCGCGAGGTGACGCTGGGCGTCCTGGTGCTCGCGAACTTCGGCCGCCCGGGCGATCTCGTGATCGACGGCTTCCCGGCCGGGCGCCTGCTGGCCGCGGAGTCCGGCGCCGGGGACGCGAATGGCGCCGCGTCCGAATCGCCGCCCGCTCAGGTCCCCGGCCAAGGCGGCTCGCCGAACGCAGGTGAAGGGGGCTCGGTGATCGTCGTCTACGCGACGGACGCGCCCCTGACCTCGCGCCAGCTCACGCGCGTCGCCCGGCGCGCGGCGGCGGGCCTGGCGCGGACCGGCTCGGTGTACCATCACGGGAGCGGCGACTTCGCCCTGGCGTTCAGCACGGCGCGCGCCTACCCGCCCTATCTGCCCGACGAGGGCCGCTACCTCAACCCGTTCTTCGCGGCCGCGGCGGAGACGGCCGCGGAAGCCGTGTGGCGGGCGCTGGCGGCCGCCCGCACGATGACGGGACGCGACGGCCACACCGTGCAGGCGCTGCCCCTGGACCGCGTCCGGGAACTGGCGGCGCGACAGGGTTTCAGGCTGGAGTCCCTCGAACCGTGA
- a CDS encoding DUF4342 domain-containing protein, translating to MEDLAKIDEIRRRMGVSYRKAAEALEASGGDVVKALIALEEEERSETWQERINVRGAELIERIKQLLKEGNVNKLVVKHDGKTVLEIPVTVGAIGAILAPYLAILGALAALAAHAEIVVERRGRPEDDLPDDDLTRM from the coding sequence ATGGAGGATCTGGCCAAAATCGACGAGATCCGGCGCCGGATGGGCGTGAGCTACCGCAAGGCCGCCGAGGCGCTGGAGGCCAGCGGCGGGGATGTGGTCAAGGCGCTCATCGCTCTTGAAGAAGAGGAACGGAGCGAAACGTGGCAGGAGCGCATCAACGTCCGCGGCGCCGAACTCATCGAGCGAATCAAGCAGCTGCTTAAGGAAGGGAACGTCAACAAGCTCGTCGTCAAGCACGACGGCAAGACCGTCCTGGAAATCCCGGTGACGGTCGGCGCGATCGGCGCGATCCTCGCGCCCTACCTGGCCATTCTCGGAGCCCTTGCGGCGCTGGCTGCGCACGCCGAAATCGTCGTGGAGCGGCGCGGCCGGCCGGAAGACGATCTCCCAGACGACGACCTCACGCGGATGTGA
- the recO gene encoding DNA repair protein RecO: MLYRAEAIVLRTQAFGEADRLATLLTSDGEKLRAVAKGTRRTQSRLAGAVQPFVRGRFLLWKGRSLDGISQAEVLAAHRALREDPVRLGGASYLSELVDAFTHEGEANPALYDLLSRAFAQLAAGANAAEADEDPRGPTAPMERGRRDRILRASEAGVLAACGYRPSVDRCAACGAELDGELAFSPKQGGAVCRRCATGARVRLGAEALSVLRRLLAGDPLRAAARLRWSAAADAELHSALLGFIVWILQRPLKSSAFLDIL, encoded by the coding sequence GTGCTGTATCGCGCGGAGGCGATCGTCCTGCGCACGCAGGCGTTCGGAGAGGCGGACCGTCTCGCCACGCTCCTGACGAGCGACGGCGAAAAGCTGCGCGCCGTCGCCAAAGGCACGCGGCGCACGCAGAGCCGGCTCGCGGGGGCCGTGCAGCCGTTCGTGCGCGGCCGCTTCCTCTTGTGGAAGGGTCGTTCGCTGGACGGCATCAGCCAGGCGGAGGTGCTGGCGGCGCACCGGGCGCTGAGGGAGGATCCGGTCCGACTCGGCGGCGCCTCGTATCTTTCGGAGCTCGTCGACGCCTTCACCCATGAAGGCGAGGCGAACCCGGCGCTCTACGACCTTCTTTCCCGGGCCTTCGCGCAGCTCGCCGCCGGCGCGAACGCGGCCGAAGCGGACGAGGACCCGCGCGGACCGACGGCGCCGATGGAGCGGGGGAGGCGCGACCGCATCCTGCGCGCCAGCGAGGCCGGGGTGCTCGCGGCGTGCGGTTACCGGCCGAGCGTCGATCGCTGCGCCGCGTGCGGGGCGGAACTGGACGGCGAGCTGGCCTTCTCGCCGAAGCAGGGCGGCGCGGTCTGCCGCCGTTGCGCGACCGGCGCGCGCGTGCGGCTTGGGGCCGAAGCCCTCTCCGTGCTGCGCCGCCTCCTCGCGGGCGACCCGCTTCGCGCGGCCGCCCGCCTGCGTTGGAGCGCGGCGGCCGACGCCGAGCTGCATTCGGCGCTGCTCGGGTTCATCGTGTGGATCCTGCAGCGACCTCTTAAATCGTCCGCCTTTTTGGACATATTGTGA
- the tsaD gene encoding tRNA (adenosine(37)-N6)-threonylcarbamoyltransferase complex transferase subunit TsaD: MGGGIVLGLETSCDETAAALVAGGRRVLSSVVASQVEVHRRYGGVVPEIAARRHAEAIGPVLREAFDRAGVGWDAVDAVAVTRGPGLVGALLVGLAAAKAAAFARGLPLVGVNHLAGHIMATYLDGDAPEWPAVALVVSGSHTDLLWIGRGADGSPGELRRLGGTRDDAAGEAFDKVARLLGLPYPGGPAIEAAAARVRAESGTGRTGGAGDRRDANDGTGSLELPRPMWDEGFDFSFSGLKTAVAVLLEERGRDGVSAEDVARAFQDAVVDVLVHKTVRAAEACGVRQVVLAGGVAANGALRERLGRACAERGWRLAVPPLRFCTDNAAMIAAAGYFAWQAGRVDGFDLDADPNLDFEDSPAVRWL, from the coding sequence ATGGGCGGGGGCATCGTCCTGGGCCTGGAGACAAGCTGCGATGAAACGGCCGCGGCCCTGGTGGCCGGGGGGCGCCGCGTGCTGTCCAGCGTCGTCGCGTCGCAGGTGGAAGTCCACCGCCGGTACGGCGGCGTGGTGCCGGAAATCGCCGCCCGGCGCCACGCGGAGGCGATCGGCCCCGTGCTCCGGGAGGCGTTCGACCGGGCCGGCGTCGGCTGGGACGCGGTCGACGCCGTCGCGGTGACGCGCGGCCCGGGGCTCGTCGGCGCGCTGCTCGTCGGGCTGGCGGCGGCGAAAGCGGCCGCGTTCGCGAGGGGCCTGCCGCTCGTCGGCGTCAACCACCTGGCCGGACACATCATGGCCACGTACCTGGACGGCGACGCTCCGGAATGGCCCGCGGTGGCGCTGGTCGTGTCGGGCTCCCACACGGACCTCTTGTGGATCGGCCGGGGGGCGGACGGCTCGCCGGGGGAGTTGCGCCGGCTGGGCGGCACGCGGGACGACGCGGCGGGCGAGGCGTTCGACAAGGTCGCGCGCCTGCTCGGGTTGCCGTATCCGGGCGGACCGGCCATCGAAGCCGCGGCCGCGCGGGTGCGCGCGGAATCCGGCACCGGCCGCACGGGGGGGGCCGGCGACCGTCGCGACGCGAACGATGGGACCGGGTCACTTGAGCTGCCCCGCCCCATGTGGGACGAGGGCTTCGACTTCAGCTTCAGCGGGCTGAAAACGGCCGTGGCCGTGCTGCTGGAAGAGCGCGGGCGGGACGGCGTGTCCGCGGAGGATGTCGCGCGCGCCTTCCAGGACGCCGTGGTGGACGTCCTGGTGCACAAGACGGTGCGTGCCGCGGAGGCGTGCGGCGTGCGCCAGGTCGTGCTGGCCGGCGGCGTCGCGGCGAACGGCGCGCTGCGGGAGCGCCTGGGCCGGGCGTGCGCGGAGCGGGGCTGGCGCCTGGCCGTGCCGCCGCTCCGATTCTGCACGGACAACGCCGCCATGATCGCCGCGGCGGGCTACTTCGCGTGGCAGGCGGGCCGCGTGGACGGCTTCGACCTGGACGCCGACCCGAACCTCGACTTCGAGGACAGCCCGGCCGTACGGTGGTTGTAG
- a CDS encoding peptidase E gives MRQIIAMGGGGFSMEPDNPLLDRYILQQSGKRTPKVCFVPTASGDAEGYIQRFYAAFRQLDCEPSHLSLFKPPTDDLESFVLEKDVVYVGGGNTKNLLALWREWGLDRIMRRAWEEGVVLAGISAGSLCWFEEGVTDSFGTRLDRIACLGLLSGSNCPHYDGEPERRPAYHRMLEEGRIGPGYAADDGVALHFVDRELREVVSSRPEARAYRLERVDGRAVETALPTRYLGGRASS, from the coding sequence GTGCGCCAGATCATCGCCATGGGGGGCGGCGGCTTCTCGATGGAGCCGGACAACCCCCTCCTGGACCGCTACATTCTGCAGCAGAGCGGGAAGCGGACGCCCAAGGTGTGTTTCGTGCCGACGGCCAGCGGCGACGCCGAGGGGTACATCCAACGGTTTTACGCTGCCTTCAGGCAGTTGGACTGTGAACCTTCCCACCTGTCGCTGTTCAAACCCCCGACGGACGACCTGGAATCGTTCGTCCTTGAGAAAGACGTGGTCTACGTGGGCGGCGGCAACACGAAGAACCTCCTGGCGCTCTGGCGGGAGTGGGGCCTGGACCGCATCATGCGCAGGGCCTGGGAAGAAGGGGTGGTGCTCGCCGGCATCAGCGCGGGGTCCCTCTGCTGGTTCGAGGAAGGGGTCACCGACTCGTTCGGCACGCGCCTCGACCGCATCGCGTGCCTGGGCCTCCTGTCCGGCAGCAACTGTCCTCACTACGACGGTGAACCGGAGCGGCGGCCGGCGTACCACCGGATGCTGGAGGAGGGCCGGATCGGGCCCGGCTACGCCGCGGACGACGGCGTGGCGCTCCACTTCGTCGACCGCGAGCTCAGGGAGGTCGTGAGTTCGCGACCGGAGGCCCGGGCCTACCGGCTGGAGCGGGTCGACGGCCGCGCCGTCGAAACGGCGCTGCCGACGCGGTACCTGGGCGGACGGGCAAGTTCTTGA